CTGTGAACCGGAGGCGGTGTCGGTGCTGTTGCCGAAGTTGCGCTCCTCGGTGGCCAGAGAGAGTTTGTCCGTGACGTTGCGGTAGCGGCGGTGAATGTCCACCATGATGCGGGCGATATCAGGGTGGTCGCGAACCATTTCCGAGATCTCCTGCAGATCCATGGGAGACTTAGCGATCTCCTTGTCCATTACCACGTCCTGGACCTCAGCGAGGAGGCGGGAGTCGTCATCTCGGGAGAAGAAAGTCGCGTCAACGCCGAATGTGTCCGTGATGCGGAGCAGCACGGGCACAGTCAGCGGGCGGACGTCGTGCTCAATCTGGTTGACGTAACTAGCCGAGAGGCCCAACGCCTGTGCGAGCGCAGCCTGGCTGAGGTCGCGCTCGCGGCGTAGCTGGCGGAGGCGGGATCCGACATAGGTTTTCGACATACTGCCCAGCATATCGCGGGCTTTGCTGAACTTGTGTAGAAAACCGTTGCAACCTTTGCTTACGTGTGTAGGTGCTGAGGTTCTCAGGCACGCTTCACGACGGCCCGGAGTCGACACGTCGATGAACACACAAAAACACCCAGCGGTGGCTGCAGGTGCAGCCCTCGCTGGGTGTTGAAGCTAGGTCTTAGACCTAAGCCCTAAGCCGAGTGACTTAGAACTGACCCTCCTCGGTGGAGCCCTTCAGGGCGGTGGTGGAGGAGTTCGGGTCGACGGTGGTGGCGATGCGGTCGAAGTAACCAGCGCCAACCTCGCGCTGGTGCTTGACAGCGGTGAAGCCGCGCTTCTCGGCAGCCTCGAACTCGCGGTTCTGCAGGTCGACGAATGCGGACATCTGCTCGCGAGCGTAGCCGTAAGCCAGGTCGAACATGCCGTAGTTCAGGGCGTGGAAGCCAGCCAGGGTGATGAACTGGAACTTGAAGCCCATCTTGCCCAGCTCGTTCTGGAACTTGGCGATCTCGTCCTTCTCGAGGTGAGCGGACCAGTTGAAGGACGGGGAGCAGTTGTAAGCCAGGAGCTGGTCCGGGTACTCAGACTTGACGCCCTCAGCGAACTTCTTAGCCAGCTCGAGGTCCGGAGTACCGGTTTCCATCCAGATCATGTCAGCGTACGGAGCGTAGGACTTTGCGCGCGCGATGCACGGCTCCAGGCCGTTCTGGACGTGGTAGAAGCCCTCGGAGGTGCGGTCACCGGTGATGAACTTCTGGTCGCGCTCATCAACGTCGGAGGTGATGAGGGTAGCGGCCTCAGCGTCGGTGCGGGCGATGATGACGGTCGGGGTGTTGGAGACGTCAGCAGCCAGGCGAGCAGAGGTCAGGGTACGGATGTGCTGCTGGGTCGGAATCAGGACCTTGCCGCCCAGGTGGCCACACTTCTTCTCAGAAGCAAGCTGGTCCTCCCAGTGGGTACCAGCGGCACCAGCGTTGATCATGGCCTTCTGCAGCTCGTAGACGTTCAGAGCGCCACCGAAGCCAGCCTCACCGTCAGCGACGATCGGCAGCAGCCAGTTGTCGACGGAGTCGTCGCCCTCGATGCGAGCGATCTCGTCTGCGCGGAGCAGAGCGTTGTTGATGCGGCGAACGACGTTCGGCACGGAGTTAGCCGGGTACAGGGACTGGTCCGGGTAGGTGTGGCCGGAGAGGTTAGCGTCACCAGCAACCTGCCAACCGGAGAGGTAGACAGCCTTCAGGCCAGCGCGAGCCTGCTGAACGGCCATGTTACCGGTCAGTGCGCCCAGAGCGTTGATGTAGGAGTCGTCCTTAACGTTGACGCCTTCCCACAGGATCTCAGCGCCACGGCGAGCGAGGGTGTTCTCCTCGACGACGGTGCCCTGGAGCTCAGCGACCTGCTCAGCGGTGTAGTCGCGGGTGATACCTTCCCAGCGCGGGTTCTCGTCCCAATCCTTCTGGATTTCGGCGGCGGTACGTGCCTTACCAACGTTAGACATAAACGGAGTCACTTCCTTTTGCTTGCTTTTTGAACTCCGGGTGCTGACTTAAGAACAATTCCGACAGAACCGATCTACAGGCTGACCCGATAGTGACCGCGGTGTCACGTGAATGCAGGGGGCGCTAGCAAAGTGCTGTACCCCTGCACACAAACACGCGAACAAAAACAATGTCCGCTTCCGCGTGCCATGTCTCACATTTTGGGGCATAGCGCTACGTTCGTCAAGCAGCTTCCGATGTGAATTCAAGTATGTAATACGGATAACACTTGTGAAGATTGCAAACATTGTGATGTGTAGCTTGGCTTTAACAATTTTCGCCTGTGACCGGCCGGTACATTTGTACTGTTATTTCCCTATGGCGGACTCGCGAATAATGTTCCCCCCGCTTTGGGGTGATTTATATTTTGGTATTTATCAAAGCTGGCCGTTAACAGTGTTTGGGGTTTAGGGGGTGTTTCGCTACCCCCGAAATTACGGCCGTAAAGGTGGAAACGGGCTTCTAAATACACTGCCGTTACACCGTCAGTACCCCGCCGGAGCATCCCTGGGTAGTGGCCAGGGTCTCGGTTGTCATCTCGCTTTTATGGTCTGGTTTGAAGGCGGAGGCTGTAGCGACGTGATTGGTCGCTGGCCGTTGATATGCAGGTCGCAATAGTAAATGTCTGTGAGGCGCGACACTTTCCCATTGTGTGTGGTGTTCTGTGGCTGGAGGAAAGAGTGCCGGGGATGCTGTAGTCAATGCGGGTGGGGGAGGGCTGGTTGTGGCGTCAGGACTGAATGCCCGAATGGTCATTGGGGAGGGGTGGGGTCTGTTCGCAGGGTGCTCGTCGTAAAGCGAATGAAATGGCAAATGTGAGCGGCGCTATACCGGGCTGGCGGTTGGCGGTTATGGAAAAAGACGGTTCATAAGTGCGCCGAATCACATACAGTAGGGGAACAACGCATCCAGTGTGAGCCGCTGACGTGGCCGTGGCTGGATGGGCAAATTGCAATCAATAGTTTTGAGGAGAGCAATGGCACAGCGTATTTCGGCAGGTGGAATGCAGGTCGCGAAGGTTCTTTACGACTTCGTTAATGACACCGCACTCCCCGCCGCCGGCATTGAGGACAAGGACGCGTTCTGGAACGGCTTCGGTGACATTGTCGCTAAGTACACTCCGCGCAACCGCGAGCTGCTGGCCAAGCGCGATGAGCTGCAGGAAAAGCTCGACGCTTGGTACAAGGAACACCCGGGCGAGCAGAATCAGGATGAGTACGTCGCATTCCTGAAGGAAATTGGCTACCTCGTTGACAACCCGGGTGACTTCCAGGTCACTACCGCTAACGTCGACACCGAGATCACTTCCACGGCTGGCCCGCAGCTGGTTGTGCCGGTTCTCAACGCCCGTTTCGCCATCAACGCTGCGAACGCACGCTGGGGCTCGCTTTACGACGCGCTGTACGGCACCAACGCTATTCCTGAAGATGGCGGTGCGGAGAAGGACACCCCGGGCTACAACAAGGTCCGCGGTGACCGCGTTATCGCATGGGGTCGTAACTTCCTGGACAAGGCTCTGCCGCTGGTCGACGGTTCCCACGCGGACGTCACCTCTTACGACATCGTCGACGGTCACCTGCAGGCAACCCTGGAAGACGGCGCTACCTCCGGTCTGCGCGAGCCGGAGACCCTGGTCGGCTACACCGGTGACAAGGACGCGCCGGAGTCCATTTACTTCAAGCACAACGGTCTGCACATCCAGCTGCTGATTGACCCGGAGTCCCCGGTTGGCAAGACCGACAAGGCTGGCGTCAAGGACATCATCCTGGAAGCCGCTGTCACCAACATCATGGATCTCGAGGACTCTGTCGCCGCAGTTGACGCTGCAGACAAGACCCTGGGTTACACCAACTGGCTGGGTCTGAACGTCGGTGACCTCGCAGTCGAGTTCACCCGTGGCGGCAAGAAGCTGTCCCGTACCATCAATGACGACCGCACCTACACCGCGCTTGACGGTTCCGAGGTCACCCTGCACGGTCGTTCCCTGAACCTGGTCCGTAACGTCGGCCACCTGATGCAGAACCCGGCCATCCTCGACCGCGACGGCGAGGAGATTTTCGAGGGCATCATGGATGCCGTCGTCACCGCTGTGTGTGCAATCCCGGGCCTGGACCAGGACAACGCACGTAAGAACTCCCGTACCGGTTCGATCTACATCGTGAAGCCGAAGCAGCACGGCCCGGATGAGGCTGCATTCACCAACGAGCTGTTCGCAGACGTTGAGAAGCTGCTGGGTCTTCCGCACAACACCCTGAAGGTCGGCCTGATGGACGAGGAGCGTCGTACCTCCGTCAACCTGGACGCCGCCATCAAGGCTGTTTCCGAGCGTGTCGTCTTCATTAACACCGGCTTCATGGACCGCACTGGTGATGAGATCCACACCTCCATCCAGGCTGGTCCGATGTTCCGCAAGGCTGTTCAGAAGACCGCTCCGTGGATGCTGGCTTACGAGGACAACAACGTCGACTCCGGTCTGGCACACGGCCTGCAGGGCAAGGCTCAGATTGGCAAGGGCATGTGGGCCATGACCGAGCAGATGGCTGAGCTGCTGGAGCAGAAGATCGGTCAGCCGAAGCAGGGTGCTTCCACCGCATGGGTTCCGTCCCCGACCGGTGGTGTGCTGCACGCTACCCACTACCACGAGGTTGACGTCTTCGGCGTTCAGGACAAGCTGCTTACCGACGGTCGCCGCGACTCCATGGGTGACCTGCTCACCATCCCGGTAGCGGCAGCTAAGGCTGGCGAGCCGGGCGCTGACTGGTCCGATGAGGACAAGGCTAACGAGCTGGACAACAACTGCCAGTCCATCCTGGGCTACGTTATCCGCTGGGTTGAGCAGGGTGTTGGCTGCTCCAAGGTGCCGGACATCAACGATGTTGACCTGATGGAGGACCGCGCTACCCTGCGTATTTCCTCCCAGACTCTGGCTAACTGGCTGCTGCACGGTGTTGTCACCGAGGAGCAGATCATCGATTCGCTTCAGCGCATGGCCGAGGTCGTTGACCGCCAGAACGAGGGCGATGAGGCATACCTGCCGATGGCCCCGGACTTCGACAAGTCCATTGGTTTCCAGGCTGCCAAGGAGCTCATCCTCGATGGTGTGAACCAGCCGTCCGGTTACACCGAGCCGATCCTGCACCGCCGTCGCCTGGAGTTCAAGAAGCGCGAGGGCATCGACCAGGACTAATTCTTGGTCGGGCTGCGGCTGCCGAGCCTGCAATAACAAAATAGATATCCAAACTGCCGGTGTGTAGGTGGTATTGGCTAACCTCTGATGCCAATTCCGCATGCGCGCCGGCAGTTTTGTTTTTGGGGGAAGCGCACCATGATTCTCGGATTCGAGATACCCGGGTTCGCAAGCGGGGTAGGGGCAACGTTGCTAGCGTTGATTGGGAAGTTAATTGAGAATATGCAGTCTGCAACGTCCAAGGAGCTGCGACCCCCCATGACTAATTCCACGACCGACAGTGCTACCAACCTCGCCAAGGCCAAAGAATTCCTCCATAGCGCGGGCGCAATCCTCTTTGACCTCGACGGGGTAATTACCCCTACTGCCGATGTTCACGAGCAGGCGTGGGCGGACATGTTTAGCGACTACTTCGAGCACAAGGGTGTCTCGGCCTACACAGAGGAGGACTACTTCACCTACCTCGATGGCCGCCGCCGCGATGAGGGCATCGCAGCAATCCTGGAATCTCGCGGCATTTCGCTGCCACACGGTAGCGATGAGGACACAGCGAAAGACGAGACGATTGTCGGGCTCGGGAAGCGCAAAAATGATGACTTCTTGGCGCGAGTCGAGAGGGGAATTGAGGCCTACCCGGGGTCGGTTGCGCTGCTCGACGAGTTACAGGGCGCGAGGGACTCGTCGGCAAGCGAAAAACCGCAGTTGGCGGTGGTTAGCTCGTCGAAGAACGCGGTGCCGGTGCTGACGGCCGCTGGGCTGCGTGAGCGGTTCGTGGAGATTGTTGACGGCGTGGTGGCGCATGAGAACAACCTGCCGGGTAAGCCAGCCGCCGATACTTTCGTGTACGCGGCGAAGAATCTGGGGGTGGCGCCGCGCGATGCTGTGGTGGTCGAGGATGCCATCAGTGGTGTGCAAGCGGGTGCAGCCGGCGCATTTGGTCTGGTCATTGGTGTTGACCGCGGTGCTGGTGCGGAAGCGCTGCGCCGAGCGGGCGCCGACGTTGTGGTCAGTGACTTGGCGGCACTCGTCTAGGCTGGCTCGTGACAAATGGCTGAGACAAAACCGGAAGGCATCATGGCCAACGATTCGACCACGGCAGCAGTCGACGAGACTGAGCGTGTGATTCCGCAGGGGCAGGGTCACGACGCGGAGACCGCAGAGGCTGAAAAACAGGAGGAGACGGTGTCCCCAGTTCGTCGTAAGCAGCGTCGTAACTTCCCGGCGGATCGTGCGGATAAGCACCACCACCTTGTAAATGCCGAGGGACTCATGGACCGAGACATCACTCCGGTCGATGAGTGGCGTCTGATTGAGACGAAGCCGAACGGCCTCCCGCTCGGTTTGGGCGAGACGCTGTTTGCGCTGTCGAACGGGTACATCGGCATGCGTGGCAACCCGCCGGAGGGCCGTGACTCCAGTGAGCACGGCACTTATATCAACGGTCTGCATGAGACCTGGCCGATTAGGCACGCCGAGGACGCCTACGGCCTAGCCCGCCAGGGGCAGACGATTGTCAATGCTCCGGACGCTAAGGCAATGCGTCTCTACATTGACGATGAGCCCCTGCGTCTCGGCAATGCTGAGGTCAGCGACTACGAACGTAGCCTGGATTTCCGCGAGGGCGTGCTGCGTCGTCGGTTCATTTGGCGCACCCCGGGTGGCAAGCGCGTTCGCGTCACCTCTGAGCGCATGGTGTCTTTCCAGGAAAAGCATGTCGCCGCGATGAGTCTGGAAGTCGAGCTGCTGGATGCGGATGCTGCGGTGATGATTAACTCGCAGATCCTCAACCGCCAGGACGGCGAGGACGAATACCACGATGCCGCTAAGGCGCAGGGCACCGAACTGGATCCCCGTCGCGCCGAGGCGCTGGAAGACCGCGTTCTCATTCCGGCATTTCAGTCGGAATCGGCGCACGGGCAGCGCTCGACGCTGGGCTACCGCTGCGCGAACTCCGGTATGACCGTGGCTACCTCCATGGACCACACCTTTACTGTCCGCACTCCCGACGGCACGGAGCCGTTCGTAGAGATTTCGCAGTCGACCGAGCCGGATGTGGCCAGCTCCCTGTTCAACCTGGATGCGCCGGTCGGCACTGTCATACGCCTGGAGAAGCTGGTCGCGTACCACTCCTCCCGTAAGGTGCGTGCCGAAGAGCTGGCATTCCGCTGTGAGCGCACCCTGAACCGCGTCGGCCGCATCGGCATGCTGGGGCTGATGGAGAACCAGGAGGAGTGGCTCGAACGCTTCTGGGAGCGCTCTGACGTGGTCATTTACAATCAGCCGGAGATTCAGCAGGCAGTGCGCTGGAACATTTGGCAGATTATCCAGGCCGCCGCCCGCGCCGAATTCCAAGGCGTCCCGGCCAAGGGAATGACCGGCACCGGCTACGGCGGCCACTACTTCTGGGACACGGAAATCTACGTGACCCCATTCCTTACCTATACGTCGCCGCAATTCTCGCGCAATGCCATGCGTTTCCGCTGGGACATGCTCGAAGCCGCGTGGGCGCGTGCCGACGAACTGGCGCACGACGGTGCCCTCTTCCCGTGGCGCACTATCAATGGTCAGGAGTCCTCGGCCTACTTTGAGGCCGGCACGGCGCAGTACCACATCGATGCGGACATCGTGTACGCGATGATGAAGTACGTCTATGCCTCCGGCGATGAGGAGTTCCTGCTCAAGGAGGGCACGGATCTGTTGCTCGGCACGGCCAGGTTTTGGATGTCGTTGGGATTCTTTGATGCCGAGCAGCGAGAGTTCCAAATTCACAGCGTCACCGGTCCAGATGAGTACAACACGGTGGTGAACAACAACCTGTACACCAACGTGATGGCGCAGTATAACCTGCGGGTTGCTGCGGACGTCGTCAAGCAGATGAAGCGTGATCGCCCTGCTGCCTATCGCGAACTGACCAACCGCTTCGACCTCACTGAGCGCGAGGTTGAAGAGTGGGAGCAGGCCGCTGAGGCGATGTACATCCCGTTCGATGAGAAGCTCGGCATTCACCCTCAGGATGACCAGTTCCTGCTGCGTAAGCGCTGGAATCTCGACGATCCCGAAGTTGGCCCGCTGCGCCCGCTGCTGCTGCATTACCACCCGCTGACGATTTACCGTCACCAGGTCATTAAGCAGGCGGACGTCGTCCTCGCACTGTTCCTCATGGGCAATCGCTTTACGACGGAACAAAAGCGCGCAGACTACATGTATTACGATCCGCTCACCACCGGTGATTCCTCGCTGTCCGCCGTTGTGCAGTCCATTGTTGCGGCCGAGTTGGGCTTGCAGGAGCAGGCAATGGACTTCTTCCTACGCGGACTCTATGTGGACCTGGCGAACTTGCATGGCAACGCTGCCGATGGTGTCCACGTCGCATCTGCCGGTGGTGTGTGGCAGTCCCTGGTCTATGGTTTCGGTGGTTTCCGCGATCATGACGGCCGCTACAGTATTGACCCGCGTCTGCCGGAGGACTGGAGTGGTCTGACGTACCGAGTCACTATTCGTGGTTGTCGTATCCGAGTGACGGTGCGCGGCCGCACGGTGGAAGTCGTCCTGGAGGAGGGAGACCACCAGGTTGGGCCGATTATGGTCGCAGGACATGAGGTGATCATTGGTCCGGAGCCGTTGACCGTGGTGATGGCGAACTCGGATCAGAGCGAGGATTAGTCGGACGGCTTCGGCCGTACACGGTGCCAATAGGGGGGGATTGCCTGTTGGGGGTGGCTGTTTGGGCCTTTGGGGAATTCGGCAGGGGTAAAAATAAAGAATTTCGCAACATAATTATTGAGTATTAAATCCGTCCACCTGAGAAAAGTGGGCGGTTTTTTATTTTCGTGCTATTTATGTTGCGTTATTAGCTAGTTTGGGCGGGGGAAAAATCGGCAAAAGTCGGGGTAGGGGCGTTTTTATGGTGGGGGAGAGGGTTTATGCAGCGACGACGTCAGAAGTGGCTAAAATGCGATAACCTGAGAAAAGGCGGAGAAAAGACCTAGGTAACCTGTGAAAATCCCCACCCAAAAGGGGGAAAAATGTTTACCAGGCGCTGTGTGACTTTAGAGTGAATATGACACTGGAGGTGCCATGACTGTTAAAAGTTCAAACCGTGACGCAATCGCGCACGGCAAAATTAATGTAGAACCGCTGCGCGAGCAGCCTAAATACCCTTCATGGGCTCTGAAGCTGACCATGGCCGTCACTGGCGTGCTGTTTGGCCTCTTCGTTATTGTCCACATGCTGGGTAACCTGAAGATTTTCGCTGGCGAGGAAGACTTCAACGCATACGCGACCTTCCTACGCACTGTCGGTGCTCCGGCAGTTCCGAACGAGGGCATTCTGTGGATTTTCCGCATTGTCCTGCTGGTAGCTATTGTCCTGCACATTTTCGGTGGCCTCACCCTGGCTGCACGTGCAAAGCAGTCCCGCGGCAAGTTCCGCCGTCAGGGCATGGTGTCCAGCTGGAACACCTTTACTGCACGTTCGATGGTGATCACCGGCATCGTGCTGCTGGCCTTCATCATCTTCCACCTGCTGGACCTGACCATCGGTGCTGGCGTTTCTCCGTCTTCTTTCGAGCACGGTGAGGCATACCAGAACGTGGTTGCGTCCTTCTCGCGTCCGGGTGTTGTTGTTTGGTACATCATTGCTCAGCTCGCTCTGCTGCTGCACCTGTCCCACGGTCTGTGGACCGCTACTTCCGACCTCGGTATCACCGGTAAGCGCTGGCGCAAGGTTCTGCTGTTCCTGTCCGGCCTGCTGCCGCTGCTGGTTGTTGTCGGCAACATCTTCATCCCAGTCGCCGTCCTGACCGGTCTGGTCTCGTAGGTCGAGGAGGAAATTTACTATGACTAACACTGAAGCAACCGTCGCTGCGGACTTCCGCGCGCCGGAAAGCGCTGTCGACGGGGTCAAGATCGGCAAGGTTCTGTCCGATAACTCCCCGGGTGACAAGGTCTCCATGAAGGACCACTGGCAGTACCAGAAGGATCACGCCAACCTGGTTTCGCCGCTGAACCGTCGTAAGTTCCGCGTCATGGTCGTCGGTACCGGCCTGGCTGGCGGCGCTGCCGCTGCTGCCCTCGGTGAGCTCGGCTACGACGTGCAGGTTTTCACCTACCACGACGCTCCGCGCCGTGCGCACTCCATTGCTGCACAGGGTGGTGTGAACTCCGCTCGCGGTAAGAAGGTCGACAACGACGGCGCTTACCGCCACGTCAAGGACACCGTTAAGGGCGGCGACTACCGCTGCCGCGAGAACGACTGCTGGCGTCTGGCTGTCGAGTCCGTCCGCGTCATCGACCACCTGAATGCAATCGGTGCTCCGTTCGCTCGCGAGTACGGCGGTACCCTGGCAACCCGTTCCTTCGGTGGTGTGCAGGTCTCCCGTACGTACTACACCCGTGGTCAGACGGGTCAGCAGCTGCAGCTGTCGACTACCTCGGCTCTGCAGCGTCAGATTGGTCTCGGCAACGTCGAGATCTTCACCCACAACGAGCTGGTTGACATCATCGTCGCCGACGGCCGTTGCCAGGGTGCCATCATGCGTAACCTCATCAATGGTGAGCTGACCGTTCACACTGCTCACGCAGTTATTCTGGCTACCGGCGGTTACGGCAACGTCTACCACATGTCCACGCTGGCCAAGAACTCCAACGCTTCGGCCATCATGCGTGCATACGACCAGGGTGCTTACTTCGCATCCCCGTCCTTCATCCAGTTCCACCCGACCGGTCTTCCGGTTAACGCGCACTGGCAGTCGAAGACCATTCTGATGTCCGAGTCCCTGCGTAACGACGCACGTATTTGGACCCCGAAGAAGAAGGGCGACGAGCGCCCGGCCAACGACATCCCGGAGGACGAGCGCGACTACTTCCTGGAGCGTCGCTACCCGGCATTCGGTAACCTCGTCCCGCGTGACGTCGCTTCCCGTGCCAACTCTCAGCAGATTAACGCCGGCTACGGTGTTGGTCCGCTGAAGAACTCCGTCTACCTGGATCTGCGTGACGCAATTGAGCGCCTGGGCCAGCCGGTCATCAAGGAACGCTACTCGAACCTGATTCAGATGTACGAAGAGGCAATCGGTGAGGACCCGTACAAGGTTCCGATGCGTATTGCTCCGACCTGCCACTTCACCATGGGTGGTCTGTGGTCTGACTTCAACCAGATGACCTCCATCCCGGGTCTGTTCACCGGTGGCGAGGCATCCTGGACCTACCACGGTGCAAACCGTCTTGGTGCAAACTCCCTGCTGTCCGGTTCGGTCGACGGTTGGTTCACCCTGCCGTTCACCATTCCGAACT
The sequence above is drawn from the Corynebacterium jeikeium genome and encodes:
- a CDS encoding HAD family hydrolase, with the translated sequence MLFDLDGVITPTADVHEQAWADMFSDYFEHKGVSAYTEEDYFTYLDGRRRDEGIAAILESRGISLPHGSDEDTAKDETIVGLGKRKNDDFLARVERGIEAYPGSVALLDELQGARDSSASEKPQLAVVSSSKNAVPVLTAAGLRERFVEIVDGVVAHENNLPGKPAADTFVYAAKNLGVAPRDAVVVEDAISGVQAGAAGAFGLVIGVDRGAGAEALRRAGADVVVSDLAALV
- a CDS encoding fumarate reductase/succinate dehydrogenase flavoprotein subunit, whose product is MTNTEATVAADFRAPESAVDGVKIGKVLSDNSPGDKVSMKDHWQYQKDHANLVSPLNRRKFRVMVVGTGLAGGAAAAALGELGYDVQVFTYHDAPRRAHSIAAQGGVNSARGKKVDNDGAYRHVKDTVKGGDYRCRENDCWRLAVESVRVIDHLNAIGAPFAREYGGTLATRSFGGVQVSRTYYTRGQTGQQLQLSTTSALQRQIGLGNVEIFTHNELVDIIVADGRCQGAIMRNLINGELTVHTAHAVILATGGYGNVYHMSTLAKNSNASAIMRAYDQGAYFASPSFIQFHPTGLPVNAHWQSKTILMSESLRNDARIWTPKKKGDERPANDIPEDERDYFLERRYPAFGNLVPRDVASRANSQQINAGYGVGPLKNSVYLDLRDAIERLGQPVIKERYSNLIQMYEEAIGEDPYKVPMRIAPTCHFTMGGLWSDFNQMTSIPGLFTGGEASWTYHGANRLGANSLLSGSVDGWFTLPFTIPNYLGPLLGTDRLAEDAPEAKEALDRAQARLDKLMSIQGKHGAEYFHRQLGEILYRDCGVARNKEDLARGIEEIRELRKAFWSDLFIPGEPNEMNQQLEYANRVADYIDLGELMCVDALDRDESCGAHYRDDHISEDGEAERDDANWCFVSAWERGNNGPAWDQSGHEFIRHAEPLTFEAVPLMTRNYK
- a CDS encoding succinate dehydrogenase cytochrome b subunit yields the protein MTVKSSNRDAIAHGKINVEPLREQPKYPSWALKLTMAVTGVLFGLFVIVHMLGNLKIFAGEEDFNAYATFLRTVGAPAVPNEGILWIFRIVLLVAIVLHIFGGLTLAARAKQSRGKFRRQGMVSSWNTFTARSMVITGIVLLAFIIFHLLDLTIGAGVSPSSFEHGEAYQNVVASFSRPGVVVWYIIAQLALLLHLSHGLWTATSDLGITGKRWRKVLLFLSGLLPLLVVVGNIFIPVAVLTGLVS
- a CDS encoding malate synthase G encodes the protein MAQRISAGGMQVAKVLYDFVNDTALPAAGIEDKDAFWNGFGDIVAKYTPRNRELLAKRDELQEKLDAWYKEHPGEQNQDEYVAFLKEIGYLVDNPGDFQVTTANVDTEITSTAGPQLVVPVLNARFAINAANARWGSLYDALYGTNAIPEDGGAEKDTPGYNKVRGDRVIAWGRNFLDKALPLVDGSHADVTSYDIVDGHLQATLEDGATSGLREPETLVGYTGDKDAPESIYFKHNGLHIQLLIDPESPVGKTDKAGVKDIILEAAVTNIMDLEDSVAAVDAADKTLGYTNWLGLNVGDLAVEFTRGGKKLSRTINDDRTYTALDGSEVTLHGRSLNLVRNVGHLMQNPAILDRDGEEIFEGIMDAVVTAVCAIPGLDQDNARKNSRTGSIYIVKPKQHGPDEAAFTNELFADVEKLLGLPHNTLKVGLMDEERRTSVNLDAAIKAVSERVVFINTGFMDRTGDEIHTSIQAGPMFRKAVQKTAPWMLAYEDNNVDSGLAHGLQGKAQIGKGMWAMTEQMAELLEQKIGQPKQGASTAWVPSPTGGVLHATHYHEVDVFGVQDKLLTDGRRDSMGDLLTIPVAAAKAGEPGADWSDEDKANELDNNCQSILGYVIRWVEQGVGCSKVPDINDVDLMEDRATLRISSQTLANWLLHGVVTEEQIIDSLQRMAEVVDRQNEGDEAYLPMAPDFDKSIGFQAAKELILDGVNQPSGYTEPILHRRRLEFKKREGIDQD
- a CDS encoding glycoside hydrolase family 65 protein; this translates as MAETKPEGIMANDSTTAAVDETERVIPQGQGHDAETAEAEKQEETVSPVRRKQRRNFPADRADKHHHLVNAEGLMDRDITPVDEWRLIETKPNGLPLGLGETLFALSNGYIGMRGNPPEGRDSSEHGTYINGLHETWPIRHAEDAYGLARQGQTIVNAPDAKAMRLYIDDEPLRLGNAEVSDYERSLDFREGVLRRRFIWRTPGGKRVRVTSERMVSFQEKHVAAMSLEVELLDADAAVMINSQILNRQDGEDEYHDAAKAQGTELDPRRAEALEDRVLIPAFQSESAHGQRSTLGYRCANSGMTVATSMDHTFTVRTPDGTEPFVEISQSTEPDVASSLFNLDAPVGTVIRLEKLVAYHSSRKVRAEELAFRCERTLNRVGRIGMLGLMENQEEWLERFWERSDVVIYNQPEIQQAVRWNIWQIIQAAARAEFQGVPAKGMTGTGYGGHYFWDTEIYVTPFLTYTSPQFSRNAMRFRWDMLEAAWARADELAHDGALFPWRTINGQESSAYFEAGTAQYHIDADIVYAMMKYVYASGDEEFLLKEGTDLLLGTARFWMSLGFFDAEQREFQIHSVTGPDEYNTVVNNNLYTNVMAQYNLRVAADVVKQMKRDRPAAYRELTNRFDLTEREVEEWEQAAEAMYIPFDEKLGIHPQDDQFLLRKRWNLDDPEVGPLRPLLLHYHPLTIYRHQVIKQADVVLALFLMGNRFTTEQKRADYMYYDPLTTGDSSLSAVVQSIVAAELGLQEQAMDFFLRGLYVDLANLHGNAADGVHVASAGGVWQSLVYGFGGFRDHDGRYSIDPRLPEDWSGLTYRVTIRGCRIRVTVRGRTVEVVLEEGDHQVGPIMVAGHEVIIGPEPLTVVMANSDQSED
- the aceA gene encoding isocitrate lyase, translating into MSNVGKARTAAEIQKDWDENPRWEGITRDYTAEQVAELQGTVVEENTLARRGAEILWEGVNVKDDSYINALGALTGNMAVQQARAGLKAVYLSGWQVAGDANLSGHTYPDQSLYPANSVPNVVRRINNALLRADEIARIEGDDSVDNWLLPIVADGEAGFGGALNVYELQKAMINAGAAGTHWEDQLASEKKCGHLGGKVLIPTQQHIRTLTSARLAADVSNTPTVIIARTDAEAATLITSDVDERDQKFITGDRTSEGFYHVQNGLEPCIARAKSYAPYADMIWMETGTPDLELAKKFAEGVKSEYPDQLLAYNCSPSFNWSAHLEKDEIAKFQNELGKMGFKFQFITLAGFHALNYGMFDLAYGYAREQMSAFVDLQNREFEAAEKRGFTAVKHQREVGAGYFDRIATTVDPNSSTTALKGSTEEGQF